In Botrytis cinerea B05.10 chromosome 6, complete sequence, the following proteins share a genomic window:
- the Bcutp21 gene encoding Bcutp21, whose translation MPSSVATNVQDGPIVKRQKLNVTDAPKKTLRESRIFTPFRTIGLVSSTAVPFTSIPLGKTTFQITTSVGRCLQTYDLKRGLNLVFLTRPQTPADITATIAWKDKVFAAWGGQDEDGNQGLCVFKRGKRIEEIPLPADLKEPIKQILVFGTWIVGCCSTRIEVWKTSTYEHYTTLHTTAAQKGGNEITGGICNMPTYLNKIFAGRKDGGVEIWNVSSGKLIYTLLPPGPNCGAVTALQPTPALSLLAIAYSEGPLIIHNVRTDKTVIHLNGGSESTITSISFRTDDLGAGEDGKKPGVMATAGPDNGDVTFWDLNGGGRVMGVLRGAHNPPSDSGATVSGGLSKAEFLSGQPVLVTSGLDNSLKSWIFDESPYSPIPRILHSRSGHAAPVTHLQFLPTDADGADAGGKWLLSAGKDRSLWGWSLRKDGQSTELSQGNIRKKAKKMGILAQSTLANEPSTTLEDLKAPEIVCLASSLNRDGGMGAHPGTGAIWQKGSLQKKGTDATASGVTGWESVVTGHKDDKFARTWFWGRKKAGRWVFETGDGGNVRSVAISPCGTFAVVGSETGGLDMFNLQSGLHRQRYPSKLTPAQARKLKIQQLRAAESGKEISSETVKNFQPGLGKHRKAVTGVVVDSLNRNIISCSLDGKIKFWEFGTGNLVDEIDWFPMVSITGMRYHAPNDLIAVSCDDLSIRVVDIETKKTIRELWGCQGGINDMCFSNDGRWVIASSKDCVVRVWDLPTGHLIDAMRMETQCTALAFSGTGEFLATTCAGQVGVNLWNNKTLFTHVPTRHISEKEIASITAPTVSGEGGHNVIDGAFQDEDEGSEDAAPALSLDQLSKDMMTLSVVPKSRWQTLIHLDLIKARNKPTEAPKLPEKAPFFLPSIDSTAGPSTTEEESIDSAAERSRIMKLDRVASERSFTVTLRSGGESGDYTPFIDHLKTLSPSAADLEIRSLSPTSNELIHFIHALTSRLSQKRDYELVQAWMAVFLKLHNEEVASSEELRNAVMEWKTQQENEGARLGDLVGWCGGVVGFLRSPRT comes from the exons ATGCCTTCGTCGGTGGCTACCAATGTTCAAGATGGTCCAATTGTGAAAAGGCAAAAATTGAACGTTACGGATGCGCCGAAGAAAACTTTGAGAGAATCAAGAATCTTTACTCCGTTTCGT ACAATTGGCCTAGTATCTTCTACTGCCGTCCCCTTCACTTCGATACCACTCGGCAAAACCACGTTTCAAATCACAACCTCCGTAGGAAGATGCTTACAGACGTACGACCTCAAAAGAGGACTCAACCTAGTCTTCCTGACCAGACCACAAACACCAGCAGATATAACCGCTACAATCGCATGGAAAGATAAAGTTTTCGCAGCATGGGGCGGCCAGGACGAAGATGGTAACCAGGGTCTCTGTGTATtcaagagaggaaagaggattgaagaaatacCACTCCCAGCAGATCTCAAGGAGCCGATCAAGCAGATTTTGGTCTTTGGCACCTGGATAGTAGGATGCTGTTCAACCAGGATAGAAGTCTGGAAAACCTCGACATACGAACATTACACGACTTTGCACACTACCGCGGCACAGAAAGGTGGAAATGAGATTACTGGGGGAATATGTAATATGCCAACATATCTGAATAAAATATTCGCCGGAAGAAAAGACGGTGGAGTTGAGATCTGGAATGTTAGCTCTGGGAAACTGATCTACACCCTTTTACCACCAGGTCCAAATTGTGGAGCTGTAACCGCTCTACAGCCCACGCCAGCATTATCTCTTCTGGCGATCGCATATTCCGAAGGTCCTCTGATAATTCATAATGTTCGAACGGATAAGACAGTCATCCATCTCAATGGAGGATCCGAGTCCACTATCACTTCAATATCTTTCCGGACAGATGATCTTGGAGCGGGAGAGGATGGCAAAAAGCCCGGTGTAATGGCTACTGCAGGACCCGACAATGGAGATGTGACATTCTGGGATCTTAATGGGGGCGGTAGAGTTATGGGTGTACTTCGAGGTGCCCATAATCCACCTTCTGACTCTGGCGCGACAGTTAGTGGAGGATTGAGCAAGGCCGAGTTCCTCTCTGGTCAACCTGTCCTTGTTACCAGCGGTTTGGATAACTCTTTGAAATCTTGGATCTTCGATGAATCCCCCTATTCTCCGATACCACGAATTTTGCACTCGCGCAGTGGGCACGCTGCGCCAGTCACGCACCTTCAATTTTTACCTACTGATGCAGATGGTGCGGATGCAGGTGGAAAATGGTTGTTAAGTGCTGGTAAAGATCGAAGCTTGTGGGGATGGAGTCTTCGAAAGGATGGACAAAGCACAGAATTGAGCCAGGGAAATATACGAAAAAAGGCGAAGAAAATGGGTATCCTAGCCCAGTCTACATTGGCAAATGAGCCTAGCACGACCCTTGAGGATCTCAAAGCACCAGAGATTGTGTGTCTGGCGTCGTCACTAAATCGAGATGGTGGGATGGGTGCACATCCTGGAACCGGGGCGATTTGGCAGAAGGGCAGTCTACAAAAGAAGGGTACAGATGCGACGGCAAGTGGGGTCACAGGATGGGAAAGCGTGGTCACTGGTCACAAAGATGACAAATTCGCTCGAACGTGGTTttggggaaggaagaaggcCGGACGATGGGTATTTGAAACTGGCGATGGTGGAAATGTCCGAAGCGTTGCTATCAGTCCATGTGGCACCTTTGCTGTTGTTGGGTCGGAAACTGGTGGACTTGATATGTTTAACCTTCAATCTGGCCTTCACCGACAACGATACCCCTCGAAACTTACACCGGCGCAAGCAAGAAAGTTAAAAATCCAGCAATTACGAGCTGCTGAGAGTGGCAAGGAGATATCTTCCGAGACGGTAAAGAACTTCCAGCCTGGACTTGGCAAACACAGAAAAGCTGTAACGGGCGTGGTTGTTGATTCGCTGAACCGCAATATTATCAGTTGCTCTCTCGATGGCAAGATTAAATTCTGGGAATTTGGAACTGGTAATCTtgttgatgagattgattggtttCCAATGGTATCTATCACAGGGATGAGATACCATGCACCGAATGATCTCATTGCTGTCTCGTGTGATGATTTGTCTATTCGAGTTGTTGATATCGAGACTAAAAAGACCATCAGAGAATTGTGGGGATGCCAAGGGGGTATCAATGATATGTGCTTCTCCAATGATGGACGATGGGTCATTGCATCCTCGAAAGACTGCGTGGTTCGAGTTTGGGATCTTCCAACTGGCCATTTAATCGATGCAATGCGAATGGAAACCCAATGCACTGCACTCGCCTTTTCGGGAACAGGAGAGTTCCTAGCCACAACATGCGCGGGACAAGTTGGAGTCAATCTCTGGAACAACAAGACTCTTTTCACACATGTTCCTACTCGACACATATCCGAGAAAGAAATTGCTTCAATCACAGCACCAACTGTGTCCGGCGAAGGTGGTCACAACGTCATTGATGGCGCATTCCAAGATGAGGACGAGGGTTCTGAGGATGCCGCACCTGCTTTATCTCTGGATCAATTAAGCAAAGACATGATGACTCTCAGTGTGGTACCAAAGAGCAGATGGCAGACTTTGATTCACCTAGATCTTATCAAAGCCCGTAACAAGCCCACAGAAGCACCAAAATTGCCAGAAAAGGCACCTTTCTTCCTCCCATCTATCGACTCCACGGCAGGCCCATCAACcacagaagaagaatcaatagataGCGCCGCAGAAAGGTCACGCATTATGAAACTCGACCGCGTTGCTTCGGAGCGCTCCTTTACAGTAACTCTCCGATCCGGCGGCGAGTCAGGTGATT ACACACCATTCATAGATCATCTCAAAACCCTGTCTCCATCTGCCGCTGATCTTGAAATTCGCTCCCTCTCACCTACTTCCAACGAATTAATTCACTTTATTCACGCACTTACTTCACGTCTTTCACAGAAGAGAGATTACGAATTAGTACAAGCATGGATGGCTGTATTCTTGAAATTACACAATGAAGAAGTGGCTAGTAGTGAGGAGTTGAGAAATGCAGTCATGGAATGGAAAACACAACAGGAAAATGAGGGTGCGAGATTGGGAGATTTGGTAGGTTGGTGTGGAGGTGTTGTGGGATTTTTGAGAAGCCCTAGAACTTAG